The following nucleotide sequence is from Dehalogenimonas formicexedens.
GGAGCACCTCGCGCAAACCCCGGTCGCCGCTATTTCTGGCATACTCGTCTACGAAAACCCGCCGCAGATCGGCCCGGCCGTAGTGGTCGAGGTCCATCGCCAGGAAAGCCACTTCTGAGGCGGTGTCCCCGTAACGGAAGCGGTCGTTGAACTCGATGCAGTCGAAGATGCAGATGCCGTGATCCCGGAAACAGATATGCGCCGAATGGAGGTCGCCGTGGCAATCCCGAATGTGGCGTTCTTCAACGCGGCTGCTGAAAACGGCGGCATTCTCCGACAGAAATTTATCGAAATAGGTTTTCAACCGATCGAATTGCGCTTGGCTCAATGCCCGCCCGATGTACGGCCGGCTCTGCTCGAAATTCTCCTCGACGTTCCGCCTGATGCCGTCCATTTCGCCGAAACGGGCGATCTCACCATTGGTGTCGGCCATATCGTGGAAGGAGGATACTGTTTTGGCTACGGATTCAAGCATTTCCGTGGTGACATTGCCGCTTTTAAGCCTGAGATCCAGCATCCCTTCAGCCGGCAGTTGCTTCATCTTGACGGCGTAATCGATGATCTCGCCCTCGCCTCCGAGCCTGATTTTGCCGTTTCGCCTGGTGACCGGAATAACCCCCAGGTAGGCGTCGGGACACAGGCGGCGGTTGAGCGAGACTTCTTTGTCGCTGAACAGCTTGCGCTTCTCGAGGGTGGTGTAATCCACGTAGCCCAGGTTGACCGGCTTCCTGACCTTATAGGCATGCCGGCCGGTCAGCAGCACAAACGACATTTGCGTCTGGATGAGCTTGACCTCAACGGGCGCGTCTTCCGGGTAATGTGCCGGATCCAGCAGGGCTTGAATAATTTCGGGCAGGGCCATGAATCTGGTGTTATTCAGCCTTCGGTTTCTTAGCCGCGGCCGGTTTGGCGGCTTTAGGTTTTTCTTCCGCCGGGGCTTCGGCCTTGGGTTTAGCGGCTGCTTTGGGTTTGGCTGTAGTGGGTTTAGCCTCGGGCTTCGCCCCTTCGGCTTTCATAGCAGCTTCGGCTAGCGTCGGTTTCGGACCGGTTTTCTTGGGAGCCGGCTTGGGCAGCGCCGCTTTCACCAGCGGCGAAGGCGTCTCCACGATTTCATATTTGGTCCGGCCGGGAACCATGCCGGTGCGGACGTGGGTCGGGGGCAGGGCAGCCCGGGCGCGTTCTTTCAAGATTTCCTTGCGCTTCTTGTGCTTCATCTGGGCGACACGGCTTTTCTTGTTCATGATCCAGATTGCCCTCCTTCAAGATCTATTTTTGGGTCGTTGGCTAAAGGTAACGGCTTCTCATTTTGGCGGTGAGTTCAACCATTGTTTCAAACAGTTTTTCGGCGGCGTCCTCGCTCATGTAGGCCATGCCGCAACTGGGAGTGATCAGGCTCTGGCGCAGTATAGTCCGGAAATCCAAACCTTCCCGGGTGAACGGGGCGATGGCCTCCTCAAGACGATCCTTGAGGCTCGATGCCGTTTCTTCTTCCACGCCCTTGATGGTATTGGGCATGATGCCCCACGCTATCGCCCCGCCCCGTTGCACGAATTGCCGGATTTCTGCCGGATACAGTGCCAACGAGTTGGCATAGTTGTAGGCGTCGAAACTGATGATATCGGTCGAAGTGTCGGTCAGCAGCGTCCAGTCGGTATTGCCGCAGCAATGGACGCCTTTGATGCCCTTGACCGCACCCAGCACTTCGGTGAGAAGCGATTGGATCTTCTCCTTCGAGAGCGGCAGGTAGGCGGAGCCGTAGCTGGTGAGCGCCGGTTCGTCGATGAACATGACGGTTCGCGGCGATATCTCCCGGAGCAGCGCCTCCTGCCATGTCACTTTCAAAGAAAGCAGCTTGGCGGCGGCTTCCGCCAGCACCTCATCGTAGACGACCGGGGTGTCGAGTTCGTCTTTGACCGAGAGGCCCCAGCTGACAGGTCCTTCGACTTGCCCCTTGACGCCCATTGGATGTTCTGGGTGATTCGTCTGGAAGGCGTAGAAACCGGCGGCGGCGTCTTGGCTGATAGCGTATTTAGCCGCGTCTCCGGTGATATAGGCGCCGTAAAGTTCTTCCAATTCATGATCCCAGCCTTCGGGGTGGCTCGCCGAAACGCCCTCTTCAGTGATCGATACCCCGGGAAAACCCTCGGCGTACTGCGCGGTCATCAACTCCCGGGAGCTGCGCATCGGCAACTGCGGCCAGGCGGGCAGCTCAGTCAGATAGCGTGAAATAAGCTTGCAGGCGGCTACCGGATCCCGGTGGGGCATGCTGCCGATGATCGTCGGCATTAAATTGAATTCGGTGTTGGGCACTGGCTCTCCTAAAGCGTTTTAACTATTAAATCATAAAAATGTCAGTGGCGACACCTCAGACTGCGCTACTTGATGTATTTGCCTATGATCAGTTCGAGATGTTCCTTCCGGTCAGCGGAGATCGACTTCGGATCGGTGACGATGGCGTTCTGCAGCGCGGTCGAACAGGCGCATTTCCTAAGCTCCGGC
It contains:
- a CDS encoding AAA family ATPase is translated as MALPEIIQALLDPAHYPEDAPVEVKLIQTQMSFVLLTGRHAYKVRKPVNLGYVDYTTLEKRKLFSDKEVSLNRRLCPDAYLGVIPVTRRNGKIRLGGEGEIIDYAVKMKQLPAEGMLDLRLKSGNVTTEMLESVAKTVSSFHDMADTNGEIARFGEMDGIRRNVEENFEQSRPYIGRALSQAQFDRLKTYFDKFLSENAAVFSSRVEERHIRDCHGDLHSAHICFRDHGICIFDCIEFNDRFRYGDTASEVAFLAMDLDHYGRADLRRVFVDEYARNSGDRGLREVLRFYQAYRAHIRAKVACFKLDDPFVPEAEKAEELTRARGYFDLEMSYIRAKPVLFIMSGYTGCGKSAVASELARHLGLVYISSDITRKTLAGLPLDQAAGDEVDAGLYSREMNEQTYQSILMMAEGALKSGDPVVLDATFLSLELRKKAVDIALRKGADYVIVECRLDESELARRLEQRMTGKSVSDGTWQVYLSQKAKAEPVTEIPTGPNHVIIDALLPVTDNVRQIVDNLI
- a CDS encoding methionine synthase yields the protein MPNTEFNLMPTIIGSMPHRDPVAACKLISRYLTELPAWPQLPMRSSRELMTAQYAEGFPGVSITEEGVSASHPEGWDHELEELYGAYITGDAAKYAISQDAAAGFYAFQTNHPEHPMGVKGQVEGPVSWGLSVKDELDTPVVYDEVLAEAAAKLLSLKVTWQEALLREISPRTVMFIDEPALTSYGSAYLPLSKEKIQSLLTEVLGAVKGIKGVHCCGNTDWTLLTDTSTDIISFDAYNYANSLALYPAEIRQFVQRGGAIAWGIMPNTIKGVEEETASSLKDRLEEAIAPFTREGLDFRTILRQSLITPSCGMAYMSEDAAEKLFETMVELTAKMRSRYL